The Deinococcus cellulosilyticus NBRC 106333 = KACC 11606 genome contains a region encoding:
- a CDS encoding alpha-amylase family glycosyl hydrolase: MRLNHGLLTLLTLSLVACTTSQVPPSPTPEPQTVSGSNIDTWRKQIIYLVLPDRFYNGNTTNDNAGQPNCFDPNSKTKFHGGDLAGLRQKLGYIKYLGATTIWSTPVYEQVGLYNTSCGYHGYWINYRDPFNTNVEPKLGSSSELHGLLGDLHNNNMKFMMDMVVNHAGYGAEITRQHPDWFHTSCLNDVVCPLYGLPDFREEDWWVRDYLVNVSKAWASQYPIDAIRMDTAKHVSMPFWQNHWIPGINQARPNTFITAEAYYEDNAGQLKPYLDAGFDSTINMPLRVALVNAIGKGGSLDGLAAKVQDYVGTLGLDRALLQINLLDSHDVPRFVNEPGSGVPESEIRSRYQLALGLLFTLPGIPQLYYGDELGMYGAGDPDNRYDMPSWAWDQTGRSTPQGGFLAGGGTPQSTVDHVRKLASVRTNNEALWKGSYSELWRPNGGQNVFAFLRSASNNQAVVVMNTSGSPATVTLNTQGKLAAGTTLNDQLGSGAPASVQVNGSGQIPVTVPARTMAIYTTSGGCTNCGTSIPTTFQVTASTWFGQNIKLVGSNPDLGNWNTTNAVTMTPSNCSGSVCTWKATVDLPKSTYLEYKYIKVPGDSGASVKWETGGNRTFTTPASGTVTRTDGSFRE; the protein is encoded by the coding sequence ATGCGTTTGAACCATGGATTGCTGACCCTGTTGACCCTCAGCCTTGTCGCCTGCACCACCTCCCAGGTGCCCCCATCCCCCACCCCGGAGCCCCAGACCGTCTCCGGAAGCAACATTGACACCTGGCGCAAACAGATCATTTACCTGGTGCTCCCCGACCGCTTCTACAACGGCAACACCACAAACGACAACGCCGGACAGCCCAACTGCTTTGACCCCAACAGCAAAACCAAATTCCACGGGGGTGACCTCGCAGGCCTCAGGCAGAAACTGGGTTACATCAAGTACCTCGGGGCCACCACCATTTGGAGCACCCCCGTCTACGAACAGGTCGGACTCTACAACACCTCCTGCGGTTACCACGGCTACTGGATCAACTACCGGGACCCGTTCAACACCAACGTCGAACCCAAACTCGGAAGCAGCAGCGAACTGCATGGGTTGCTGGGAGACCTCCACAACAACAACATGAAATTCATGATGGACATGGTGGTCAACCACGCCGGCTACGGGGCCGAAATCACCCGACAGCACCCCGACTGGTTCCACACCAGCTGCCTCAACGACGTGGTTTGCCCCCTCTACGGCCTGCCGGATTTCCGTGAAGAAGACTGGTGGGTGCGGGACTATCTGGTCAACGTCTCCAAAGCCTGGGCCAGCCAGTACCCCATCGACGCCATCCGCATGGACACCGCCAAACACGTCAGCATGCCGTTCTGGCAAAACCACTGGATTCCCGGCATCAACCAGGCCCGCCCGAACACCTTCATCACCGCCGAAGCCTACTACGAAGACAACGCTGGCCAGCTCAAACCCTACCTGGATGCCGGCTTTGACTCCACCATCAACATGCCCCTCAGGGTGGCCCTGGTGAACGCCATTGGCAAAGGGGGAAGCCTCGACGGTCTGGCCGCCAAAGTGCAGGATTACGTGGGCACCCTCGGACTCGACCGGGCCTTGCTCCAAATCAACCTGCTGGACAGCCACGACGTGCCCCGCTTCGTGAACGAACCCGGCTCCGGGGTGCCCGAAAGCGAAATCCGCTCCCGTTACCAGCTGGCCCTCGGCCTCCTCTTCACCCTGCCCGGGATTCCCCAACTCTACTACGGAGACGAACTCGGCATGTATGGGGCAGGCGACCCCGACAACCGTTACGACATGCCCTCCTGGGCGTGGGACCAGACGGGACGCAGCACCCCCCAGGGGGGTTTCCTGGCCGGAGGAGGCACCCCCCAGAGCACCGTGGACCACGTGCGCAAACTCGCCAGTGTGCGCACCAACAACGAAGCCCTGTGGAAAGGCTCTTACAGTGAACTGTGGCGGCCCAACGGAGGGCAGAACGTTTTCGCCTTCCTCAGGAGCGCCAGCAACAACCAGGCCGTGGTGGTGATGAACACCAGCGGCAGCCCTGCCACCGTCACCCTCAACACCCAGGGCAAACTCGCTGCCGGGACCACCCTCAATGACCAGTTGGGATCCGGGGCACCCGCTTCCGTGCAGGTGAACGGGTCAGGCCAGATTCCCGTGACCGTGCCTGCCCGCACCATGGCCATTTACACCACCAGTGGAGGATGCACCAACTGCGGCACCAGCATCCCCACCACCTTCCAGGTCACGGCCAGCACCTGGTTCGGTCAGAACATCAAACTGGTCGGCAGCAACCCCGACCTCGGCAACTGGAACACCACCAACGCCGTCACCATGACGCCCAGCAACTGCTCAGGATCGGTGTGCACCTGGAAAGCCACGGTGGACTTGCCGAAGAGCACCTACCTGGAGTACAAGTACATCAAAGTGCCCGGAGACAGCGGGGCCTCCGTGAAATGGGAAACGGGAGGGAACCGCACCTTCACCACCCCCGCCTCCGGAACCGTCACCCGCACAGACGGCAGCTTCAGAGAATAA